Part of the Aurantiacibacter aquimixticola genome, CGGCTGCTGGAGATCTTCGCCATTGCCGAGCGTGAAGGGCTGGAAGTCCACCCTGCCACCATTCGCATTGCCCGGCGCGATGCGGCGCTAGTTACGGCGGAGGTGCGCAAGGATCGCCGTGCGAACGATCTGTTCATGCAGGTGCTGGCCGGCAGGAACGATCCCGAAACCGTGCTGCGCTGGATGAACGAGGCGGGCGTGTTCGGGCGCTTCGTCCCGGATTTCGGCAAGGTGGGCGGGCAGATGCAGTTCGACATGTATCACCATTACACGGTCGACGAGCACACGATCCGCGCGATCGGCCTACTGAGCGCGATCGAGCGCGGTGCGCTGAAGGAGGATCACCCGCTTGCCAGTCGCATCCTGCAAAAGCTGGGCAATCGACGGGTGCTGTTCCTGGCCGTCCTGCTCCATGATATCGCGAAAGGCCGCGGCGGGGATCACTCTGTGCTCGGCGCCGATGTCGCGCGCAAGCTCTGTCCGCGGCTCGGGCTGGATGCGAAGGAGACCGAGCTCGTCGCTTGGCTGGTGCGCTACCACTTGCTGATGAGCGCCTTCGCCTTCAAGCGCGACTTGTCCGACCCGAAAACGATAATCGATTTCGTCGCCGAAGTGCAGAGCCTCGAGCGGCTGAGGCTGCTCACCGTGCTCACCATCGTCGATATCCGCGCAGTGGGGCCGGGCATCTGGAACAGCTGGAAACGCCAGCTGCTTGCCGACCTGTTCGATGCCGCGCAGGAACGGCTCCGCCTCGGCCACAAGAGCCACGGACGTGCCGAGCGCGTGGCCGCCAAAAAGGCACGGGTCCGCGACCTGCTGGGTGATAAGGCCGGGCTGGTGGAGGACCTGGCCGAGGCCTTTGCCGATGCCTACTGGATTGCCGAGCCGGAGGACGTGATCGCGCTCAACCTGCCGCATTACGCGGCGGCGCAGGAAATGCAGCACACGCTCTCGATCCACACCGAATACGATGCCGCGCTCGGCGCGACGCTGGTAACGGTGATCGGGGACGATCATCCCGGCCTGTTCTATCGCATTGCGGGCGCCATCCATCTTGCCGGTGGCAACATTATCGATGCGCGCATTCACACTAACAGGGCGGGCAAGGCGCTCGACAATTTTGTCGTACAGGATCCGATGGGGCGGCCGTTTCGCGAAGAGACGCAACTGGCCCGCCTGAAGACTTCCATCGCCGACGCGCTGGCGGGCAAGATCGACATGGTGCCGCGCCTTGCGAAAAGGCCGCTGAAGCAGATGCGCGCGGAAAACTTCCGGATCGCGGCGGATGTCAGTTTCGACAATGCCGCATCGAATCGCTTCACCGTGATCGAGGTCAACGCGACCGATCGCCCCGCTTTGCTCAACCGCTTGACCCGCGCGCTTTACGAACAGAGCCTGCTCGTCAATTCGGCGCATATCACCCACTATGGCGAGCGCGCGGTGGATACCTTCTACGTCACCGACCTGACCGGCATGAAAGTGGACTCGCCATCGCGGCTCAAGAAGGTCGCGCGCGCACTGCTCGATGCAATCGCCGCCGGTGAAGGCGAGCTGGCCGACGCCGCTGCCTAGTCGGCGCTCCCCACGATATGATCGAAGACGTAATCGCCGAGCGGTACGGCGAAGCGACAACCGGCGACGTCCGACTTGGCCCAGGCGACTTCGGCCTGCAGCATCTGCAGGCCGGCGAAACGCATTTGCACCGGCGTGCCGCGTGCAGGCATGTCGAGAACGGTGACTTGGAAGCCCTGAGGCGTCAGATCCGCGATCCGTGCCTTGCGCCAGGCGCGCCCGGCGATGCGAATGTCGCAATCGATATCGACATTTGCGCGCGTCGAAACGGCGCGCTTCTCCGGCTGCGTGCCGGAAACAGGCCGTGCTCCATTGTCCATCATCATTCTGTTGACCCCGCAGCGACGGTGAAAACCGTTGCGTGGGCGTCTACGACAAGAAGGTTACCATCGCATTGAGGGCAATTTGGCCGCGCATCTCGCTACCGCAATCGGGCGACGCGAAGATAACCTGAGCGCCCCTCGAACCGCATTTCGTAAGCACCGCTCCAATGCTGCGTCACCGTGGCGACCCAGCCATCGCGCACGCGGTTGCGAAGCGTGGAGCCGCTTATTTCGCGCCAGAGCTGGCCGTTATCCAGCAGCAGCACTTGCGAGCGACGCTGGCCCTGCAGCACTTCGCTCACCGTAGCGGTAAGCGTCGCCTCGCTCTCCTGCTGCTCGATCGCGCGGTCTTCTCCGCGAAAGCCGAAGACCTCTTCGCGCTGCTCCTCCTCGCGCGCTTCCCGTTCGGCAACGACCACACGCTGGCGGGCATAGGTCGCGTCGAAACAGGCAAGGCGCTCGGTATCATCGGTGATTGTTACACAGGAGGCGTAGGGGTCGTCCTGTGCGGTGGCGGACAGCGGTATGAATGTGGTGGCGATCAAGCCGATGCATGGAATGAAGAATTTCATCCGCAAGCAATCCTACGTGGCATGCCTGCGTGTCAAGCGTCCGCCACCGTCGCTAGGCCTGCACGGACCAATGTGACCTCATGATGTGCTCGTACACATACACCGATAGCTTCTGTTCGAACTGACAACCGATTTGTGGACGCCTGATCCAGCGCACCTGCGCCCGCAATGTCTCGAGGCCGGCAAGCCGGACGTAGATCAATGCATTATTTTCGACCGCCTCGCTCGTATGCAGCCGAAACCCTTCGCAGGTCAGATCGGAAATCCTGGTGCGCCGCCATTGTCCTGTGGCGAGACGCGCTTCGCAAGCAATGTTGACCATTGGCCGCTGGCTGCGACCGGAGAAAATTTCATCGGAGGGATCGTAACGCATGGAAGGGCGGGTAGGTCTCAGCCCTTAATTATTCACGAAGCCCTTGAGAGAAAACGGTTTAATATAAATCAATTTGCAGCGTCGCGCGCTCCGAACAGCGCCGTTCCCACCCGTATATGCGTCGCACCAAGCATGATGGCAGTCGCATAATCGCCGCTCATGCCCATGCTGCGCCCCTCCAGTCCGTGATCGTCGGCCAGCTTTGCCATGAGTGCGAAATAGAGTGCGGGCTCGATCCCGTGTGGCGGCACACACATCAGCCCGGCGAGAGGGATATTGGCGGAACGCGCCTGGCCCAGCAGCGCCGGAAGATCGGCAATGGCGCATCCGCCCTTCTGGTCCTCCGCACCGATATTGACCTGGATGAAGCAGGGCACTTGCTGCCCCACCTTGTCGAACGCCTTGGCGAGCGCTTTCACCAGGCTTGGCCGGTCGAGCGAGTGAATGCTGTCGAAAAGCGCCGCCGCGTCCTCCGCCTTGTTGGATTGCAACTGACCGACCAGGTGCAGTTTCACGTCTTCGTAACGCTCGCGCAATTCAGGCCACTTGCCCTGCGCTTCCTGCACGCGGTTTTCGCCGAAGACGCGGTGACCGGCATCGAGCAGAGGTGCGATCGTCTGAGCATCGTGCATCTTGCTGACGGCGACCAGTGTCACATCGTCGGGTTCACGCCGGGCGATCTTGCAGATGCGGGCGATTTCCGCGTGGACGGCGGCGAGGCGATCGGTGGCATTTTCGCTCATGCGCGCGCTATAGCGAAGGCGTGACACAGGGCCACCCTCTACCCGATCTCTGGCTGCTTTCTGACGAGCGCAATGCGCATCGGCTGCACATTGCCTTGCGAAGTTTTCCCGTGCCCGTCGGCTTCGTCTACCGGCACTACCACCTGCCACCCGCAGAGCGTTTCGCCGAATATCGCCGTCTCGCCCGGATCGCCCGGGCCGAGGGTCACCTTGTCATCCTTTCGGACAGCGCGATGACGGCGCGCGAATGGGGCGCGGACGGGATTTATGGCGCGCCGCTCTCCCTCTATCCGCGGCGAGCCGACCTGCTGCGCATCGCCACCGCGCACGATATGCGGGAAATTGCGCAGGCGACCCGGATCGGTGCCGATGCGGTGATGCTGTCCCCAGTCTTCCCTACTCGCTCCCATCCCGGCGCGAAGACCCTCGGCCCGCAGCGCTTCCTGCATATGGCGAAGCATGCGCAAATGCCGGTCATCGCGCTCGGCGGAATGACGGCACGGCGCGAGCGCCGACTGCGCCGTGTCAAATGGGCCGCTATCGACGGGCTCTCCGACTGATCTTTCGCCATTTGCGCCGACCTCCGTCGGAGCGTCCTCGCTAGGCGCGCAGCAAGCCGCCCCCGCTGCGGACGGGCGTTTGCCCTCGCCTCGCTTCGCTCGGAGCTCCGCAGAGCTTCTGAAATGTCGTGCTGGGATCGGTCGCGATAGCGGCTGACAGCCTGCGAATTGCAGGCCCGCAGCTGCCCCGCAGCCGGAACTAATCCCGGCGGAGGGAATAGCAGCGAGGACGTCCGCGCGGATGCGCGGGCACAGAGAAAGCAAATGCGGAGGCCGGATCGAAAGACAAAAAATTTGACCCTCGAGTCCCGCTGTGGGATTCTCCGTCCCGGGACGCAGACGAAAGGGATCGATCATGGCCACGCGGGCCGCAAATCAGGGCGCGGATTGGAAGGCGGCCTTCCGCCGCTCGCTCGCGCGGGCGAGCCAGCTGACAGGCGCGGTGCTGCTTTACGCCTTCACCGCCTTCCTCGCCATTGCTCTCATCAGCCACAGCCAGACGGACCCGTCGCTCTCCACCGCAGCGGGAGACGTGGTCGACAACTGGATGGGCAAGCCCGGTGCCTTCGTCGCCGATCTCGCGCTGACCGGCTTCGGTCTCGTAGCCGTGCTGTTCCTTCCCCTCACTTATGTTTTCGCCCGCAAGCTCTGGCGCGATGCCGATGAGGACGAGCAGTGGGGCGGCGCGTGGTGGCGCACGGTCGCGCTGATGCTGCTCGCGATGGCGCTGCTGGCCATCGTCCTCTCGCTCGTCACGTCCCCGCGCGAATGGAGCCTCCCTGCGGGCACGGGCGGCCTTGCGGGGCTTCTCGGCGACGCGGGCATCCGCGCGCTTGCCGGACTTCTGCCCGAAGCCGCGCGCTTCTGGGCGATTCTTGCCGCCGGCATCGCCGCGCTTATCGGCGGAGCCGCGCTGGCGGGCCGGGTGCTGGCGCTCGACTGGGCGAGCCTGCTCACGATACCCGACTGGATCCGCAACCGCCCGCAGCTTGTCGCCCCGGCCAATCCGTTCAAGCCCGAAAAGCCGCGCAAGTCCCGGCGCAAACCCGATATTTCCGCGCAGGACAATGACGGGGATGCGCCCGACAATCCGCTGGCCAAGCGGGCTCCGCCGACGATCAGCGATGCCGCTGCGCCGCCGCGCCGGGCGAAGCCTGCGGCCAAGGCTGCGCAAAAGGACATGTTCGCCGATTACGATCTGCCGAGCATCGAATTGCTGGAAGAAAATGGCGCCGACAATGCGCCGCCGCTCGACAAGCTGGCGCTCGAACGCAACGCTCGTCTCCTTGAAACCGTGCTCGACGATTTCAACGTCAAAGGCGAGATTACCGCGGTAAAGACCGGCCCGGTTGTCACCATGTACGAACTGGAACCCGCCGCGGGCATCAAGGCCAGCCGCGTGGTCGGCCTGGCCGAGGATATCGCCCGCAACATGTCGGCGATCAGCGCCCGCGTCGCGCCGATCCCGGGCAAGACGGTAATGGGCATCGAATTGCCCAATGCGGACCGGCAGATGGTGTCTTTTCGCGAACTGGTGGAAAGCGAAGCCTTCGTCGGCTCGAAGGGCGGGCTGCCGATCATTCTCGGCAAGGGCATTTCAGGCGATCCGATCGTCGCCGATCTTGCTGCCATGCCGCATCTGCTGGTGGCGGGCACCACCGGATCGGGCAAGTCGGTGGGCCTGAATGCGATCCTGCTGTCGCTGCTCTACCGCTTCACGCCCGCCGAGTGCCGCCTGATCCTGATCGATCCCAAGGTGCTCGAACTCAAGAGCTACGACGACATCCCGCACCTCCTCGCTCCGGTGGTTACCGAGCCGCACAAATCGGTACGCAGCCTGAAATGGGCGGTGGAGGAAATGGAGCGCCGCTATCGCATGATGAGCGAGATCGGCGCGCGCAACCTCGGCGGTTTCAACGAGCGGGTCGCGGCCGCCGCCGCCAAGGGCAAACCGCTCAAGCGCACGGTGCAGACCGGTTACGATCCCGAAACCGGCGAGGCCGTGGTCGAGGAGAAGGAACTCGATTACGAGGTGCTGCCGCAGATCGTGCTGATCGTGGACGAACTCGCCGATCTGATGGTCACCGTCGGCAAGGAAATCGAGGTGCTGATCCAGCGCCTCAGCCAGAAATCGCGCGCGGCGGGCATCCACCTCATCATGGCGACGCAACGCCCATCGGTCGATGTCATTACCGGCGTCATCAAGGCGAACCTGCCCACCCGCATCAGCTTCAACGTCACCAGCCGGATCGACAGCCGGACGATCCTGGGCGAACAGGGCGCGGAGCAGCTGCTCGGCAAGGGCGACATGCTCTACAAGCCGAACACCGGCGCGCTGAAGCGCGTGCACGGGCCGTTCGTGTCCGACGAGGAAGTCGAAAAGGTCGCCGATCACTGGCGCGGCCAGGGCGAACCCGCTTACGTCGACAGCGTGACCGAAGAGCCGGAAGACGGCGGCTTCGGCTTCGAAGACGAATTCACCGCGTCGGACAATCCCGAGGAGCGCAAATACCGCCAGGCGATCCAGATCGTGTGCGAGAACCAGAAGGCGAGCGGCAGCTGGCTGCAACGCCAGCTCGGCATCGGCTACAACACGGCGGCGAAGCTGATCGAGCGGATGGAAAGCGACGGCATTGTCGGTCCGGCGAACCATGTCGGGCGGCGGGAGATTTTCCGGGACCGGGACGGGAATCCGATTTGAGTAGAGCGGCGTGAGGGTATGGCTGGGTCCAATCTTGGCGCTGGCGACTTGCGCGCCGGCTGCGCAAGCTCAGACCGCGACTGCGTCCGAGACAAGCATTGGCGACATTTTGCCGATGGTGCTCGACGATCAAATCATGCCTGCGCTGATCATACTCGAACAGATCATCGCGGAGGATGAGCGGGCGAGCCGGATCGGTGCGCAGTATTGGTCTTTAAGCGGTGATCTCGGAACCGCCGACGAGCTCTGGGTGCGTACCGTTGACCCCCCGTCCGGTGCGTTGCCAGACCTGTCGCAAGCACAGCCGATGCCTGCGATAGAAGAGATCGTACGCCAATCTGCAGGCAAGCGTGTGGTAATTATCAACGAAGCACACCACTCGCCGCGTCATCGCGCGTTCACGCACCACTTGATGCTCGCATTGCGCGAAGAGGGCTTCACCCATTTCGCAGCAGAAGCCTTTTGTTCGGGAGCGCATTGTGGCTCGCTTTTAATGAACGGCGCTCCAATGGGAGGCGGAGATACAGGGTTTTATGTGATTGAGCCGGTATTCGGCGATCTCGCGAGGCAGGCGGGCGCTACCGGCTACAGTTTGGTCGGCTATGAAATGACGCCGGAGCAAAAAGCAAATGCAGGCGCAAATCCAGATATCGATTCGATGAACTTTCGCGAACTTGCGCAAGCCGAAAATCTCAAGGCGGCGCTCGATGCTGATCCGGACATGCGTGTGTTGATCCATGTGGGCTTCGGACACGTGGAAGAGAGCTTGCCAGAGCGGCCGCTGCATCTCTTTGCCGGACGGCTCAAAGAATTGACAGGTGAAGACCCGCTGACGATCGATCAGACTCTGGGAACCCCGCAACCGGGCAACCATGATAACCTGTTGTACCAGGCGTTTATGGAAGAATTTGGCGCTCCGTCATCGTCAATGGCGATTGCGTATGGCCAAGATCGGCCCTCAGGAATTTACCGTACAGACCTCAGTGTCTTTCATCCAGAGTCGCAGATGGTGAACGGGCGTCCCGATTGGCTCTCCATGACGGGTTATCGCAGATCGCATACCATCGCTCTTGAACCACTTAGCCAGCGGAGCTTGGTCCGTGCTTTTCTCGTTGGCGAGCCTGCTGGAGCGGTGGCGATGGACCAGATGCTGACGAACCCAAATGCCGATGCCGTTACACTGATGCTGCCGCGTGGCGAATACAGGTTGATGCGTCAGAACGAGGCGGGCGACAACATACCTCTCGGAAGTGTCAGCATCGACTAGCCCCGCCATGCACATCGTGCTTTAAGCGTCGCCGATGAACACCAAACGCGAAATGCGCATCGTCGGCTGGCGCGAGCTGGTCGAATTGCCGGAGCTCGGCCTCAGCGGCATACCCGCCAAGATCGACAGCGGGGCGCGCACGTCCTCGCTTCATGCCGAACTGCTCGAGGAATTCGAGCGGGACGGCGAGCGCTTTGTGCGTTTCTGCGTAGACTGGGGCGGGGAGAGGCACGAATGCGAGGCGGTGCATGTCGATATTCGCGGCATCACCAGTTCCAATGGCGAAACGCAGCGCCGCTACGTCATCAAGACGCCGCTGAAGATCGGCACGCTGACATTCCGCGCGGAAATCAGCCTGGCCGATCGATCCGACATGAAATTCCCGATGCTGATCGGCCGGTCGTCTCTGCGCCGCCGCTTCGTCGTCGATTCCGGCCATAGCTGGCTGCAGACCCCCGGCAAGGCGCCGGTCAAAGGACACAAACCGGTATGAAAATCGCAATGCTAGCCCGCAATCCTAATCTCTATTCGCACAAGCGACTGGTGGAGGCTGCGGAGGAACGCGGTCACACACTCGATATTCTAAATACCACGCGCTGCACGGTGAATATCGCCAGCCATCGTCCGACGCTCACTTATAATGGCGAAACTCTGTCGGGTTACGAAGCGGTGATCCCTCGCATCGGCGCGTCGATCACGAATTACGGCCTTGCCGTGCTGCGCCAGTTCGAAATGAGCGGTGTGTGGCCGCTCAATGAAAGCGTCGCCATCGGCCGCAGCCGGGACAAGCTGCGGAGCATGCAGATCCTCGCCAAATACGGCCTCGGCCTGCCGCTGACAGCCTATGCCAATGACCCCAAGGCGGCCGAAGAGATCATCAAGGCCGTGAATGGCCCACCCGTGGTCATCAAGCTGCTCGAAGGTACGCAGGGCATCGGTGTCGTGCTCGCCGAAACGATGAGCAGCGCGAAATCGGTGATCGAGGCGTTCCGCGGCGCGAACGTCAACATCCTGGTGCAGGAATTCATCAAGGAAGCGGGCGGCACCGATATCCGCGCGCTCGTCGTCGGCGGGAAAGTCGTGGCGGCGATGAAGCGTACCGGCGCGGCGGACGACTTCCGTTCCAACCTGCATCGCGGTGGCAGCGCGCAGCTTATCAAGATCACGCCGGAGGAACGCTCCACCGCCGTGCGCGCGGCCAAGCATATGGGCCTCAACGTCTGCGGTGTCGATATGCTGCGATCCAATCATGGGCCCGTAATCATGGAGGTGAACTCCTCCCCCGGCCTCGAAGGGATCGAGAAAGCGACCGAGAAGGACGTTGCCGGCACGATCATCGACTACATCGCCGCCAACGCGAAGGCGGGAGCGACCAAGACGCGCGGCAAGGGATAACCCGTAGCCCGCGCAAACCCTTTCGCTTTAGGGTTAGCGTTTCCTAAACCACTCGCTCCGTAATGGCCCTGAGGATGAACGGGGCCGCCATCATTTCCGCCATGTCGCGCAAGCTTGCGCCTGCGATTGCCGTGCTTGCGTTGTTTGGCGCGCCAGCGGCGGCGCAGGATGCGCTTGAGGTCGATCCCTATGCCCGGCTCGAAACTGGCATCGTCCTGTCCGAAAGCGCGGACCGCGAGGACGATCTCATCATCAATGGCAATGGCGGCTATCTGCGCGGACAGATCGGAATGGATTTCGATCTGGCCGACACGAAGCTGCGACTGGAGGCCGACCGTATCGAGGTCCAGCGCTTCGACAGCGCAACGGGGCGGGGTAGCTTCAACCGGGACCGGCTGACGGCCGCGATCTCTCATGAGATCGGCGAGGATTGGGAAGTCGAGCTGGGCGGACGCATCTATGACGATCTCGTCACCGTCGAAGCGGCCGATACGGACGAACGCCAGGTCTCTCTGCAAGTCGAATACGAGCCTGTGCGCGCACATCGCTTTCAGCTTCGCGGCACTTGGCGGGATCGCGAATATGATGACGGAGAAGGCGTGGATGGCGCATCCTCCACCGGAGACGGCCCGCGCGTCGATGCGGGATATCGCCTTCGCATCGGGCGCTATCACTATGTAAATGTCGATCTGCGCGCCGAAGAGATCGGTTCCGCCAATCCACGCCGCGCTTACACGCGTGAAAGCGTGAGCGCGTCCTACACCCGGCCGATCACCTCGACGCTTCGCGTGCGCCCGGCTGCGGAGCTACGCCACAGCCGTTTCGATGGA contains:
- a CDS encoding YggS family pyridoxal phosphate-dependent enzyme; amino-acid sequence: MSENATDRLAAVHAEIARICKIARREPDDVTLVAVSKMHDAQTIAPLLDAGHRVFGENRVQEAQGKWPELRERYEDVKLHLVGQLQSNKAEDAAALFDSIHSLDRPSLVKALAKAFDKVGQQVPCFIQVNIGAEDQKGGCAIADLPALLGQARSANIPLAGLMCVPPHGIEPALYFALMAKLADDHGLEGRSMGMSGDYATAIMLGATHIRVGTALFGARDAAN
- a CDS encoding [protein-PII] uridylyltransferase — encoded protein: MSLPRIRKQRKIIDRRALSAAIAQVVADQGALGGRQDVVAALRKALDAGRETLRRRLAKRPGAGHEHANGQAFLIDQLIRVVHDHVIEDIYPAANRSSGERIALLAVGGYGRGEMAPFSDIDIAFITPGKPTSWCEQVIEAILYYLWDLGLKVGHSTRSLDEAVRMAKADLTIRTALLEARFLWGDQDLYDAASAQFWNEIVPGSEGSFVQEKLAERNARHKRMGDSRYVVEPNVKDGKGGLRDLQTLYWMGKYVHRVRSAAELVQKGLFTEKEYRSFRRAERFLLAVRAHLHTIAKRAEDRLTFDLQREVAARMNYADRPGKSAVERFMQFYFLQAKHVGHLTGVFLAQLEEQTAERSRLSDFVSAITPRRTCKVEGYLVEANRIAAPSDDWFQQDPVRLLEIFAIAEREGLEVHPATIRIARRDAALVTAEVRKDRRANDLFMQVLAGRNDPETVLRWMNEAGVFGRFVPDFGKVGGQMQFDMYHHYTVDEHTIRAIGLLSAIERGALKEDHPLASRILQKLGNRRVLFLAVLLHDIAKGRGGDHSVLGADVARKLCPRLGLDAKETELVAWLVRYHLLMSAFAFKRDLSDPKTIIDFVAEVQSLERLRLLTVLTIVDIRAVGPGIWNSWKRQLLADLFDAAQERLRLGHKSHGRAERVAAKKARVRDLLGDKAGLVEDLAEAFADAYWIAEPEDVIALNLPHYAAAQEMQHTLSIHTEYDAALGATLVTVIGDDHPGLFYRIAGAIHLAGGNIIDARIHTNRAGKALDNFVVQDPMGRPFREETQLARLKTSIADALAGKIDMVPRLAKRPLKQMRAENFRIAADVSFDNAASNRFTVIEVNATDRPALLNRLTRALYEQSLLVNSAHITHYGERAVDTFYVTDLTGMKVDSPSRLKKVARALLDAIAAGEGELADAAA
- a CDS encoding thiamine phosphate synthase, producing the protein MTQGHPLPDLWLLSDERNAHRLHIALRSFPVPVGFVYRHYHLPPAERFAEYRRLARIARAEGHLVILSDSAMTAREWGADGIYGAPLSLYPRRADLLRIATAHDMREIAQATRIGADAVMLSPVFPTRSHPGAKTLGPQRFLHMAKHAQMPVIALGGMTARRERRLRRVKWAAIDGLSD
- a CDS encoding ATP-dependent zinc protease; its protein translation is MNTKREMRIVGWRELVELPELGLSGIPAKIDSGARTSSLHAELLEEFERDGERFVRFCVDWGGERHECEAVHVDIRGITSSNGETQRRYVIKTPLKIGTLTFRAEISLADRSDMKFPMLIGRSSLRRRFVVDSGHSWLQTPGKAPVKGHKPV
- a CDS encoding PilZ domain-containing protein, yielding MRYDPSDEIFSGRSQRPMVNIACEARLATGQWRRTRISDLTCEGFRLHTSEAVENNALIYVRLAGLETLRAQVRWIRRPQIGCQFEQKLSVYVYEHIMRSHWSVQA
- the rimK gene encoding 30S ribosomal protein S6--L-glutamate ligase, translating into MKIAMLARNPNLYSHKRLVEAAEERGHTLDILNTTRCTVNIASHRPTLTYNGETLSGYEAVIPRIGASITNYGLAVLRQFEMSGVWPLNESVAIGRSRDKLRSMQILAKYGLGLPLTAYANDPKAAEEIIKAVNGPPVVIKLLEGTQGIGVVLAETMSSAKSVIEAFRGANVNILVQEFIKEAGGTDIRALVVGGKVVAAMKRTGAADDFRSNLHRGGSAQLIKITPEERSTAVRAAKHMGLNVCGVDMLRSNHGPVIMEVNSSPGLEGIEKATEKDVAGTIIDYIAANAKAGATKTRGKG
- a CDS encoding FtsK/SpoIIIE family DNA translocase, translated to MATRAANQGADWKAAFRRSLARASQLTGAVLLYAFTAFLAIALISHSQTDPSLSTAAGDVVDNWMGKPGAFVADLALTGFGLVAVLFLPLTYVFARKLWRDADEDEQWGGAWWRTVALMLLAMALLAIVLSLVTSPREWSLPAGTGGLAGLLGDAGIRALAGLLPEAARFWAILAAGIAALIGGAALAGRVLALDWASLLTIPDWIRNRPQLVAPANPFKPEKPRKSRRKPDISAQDNDGDAPDNPLAKRAPPTISDAAAPPRRAKPAAKAAQKDMFADYDLPSIELLEENGADNAPPLDKLALERNARLLETVLDDFNVKGEITAVKTGPVVTMYELEPAAGIKASRVVGLAEDIARNMSAISARVAPIPGKTVMGIELPNADRQMVSFRELVESEAFVGSKGGLPIILGKGISGDPIVADLAAMPHLLVAGTTGSGKSVGLNAILLSLLYRFTPAECRLILIDPKVLELKSYDDIPHLLAPVVTEPHKSVRSLKWAVEEMERRYRMMSEIGARNLGGFNERVAAAAAKGKPLKRTVQTGYDPETGEAVVEEKELDYEVLPQIVLIVDELADLMVTVGKEIEVLIQRLSQKSRAAGIHLIMATQRPSVDVITGVIKANLPTRISFNVTSRIDSRTILGEQGAEQLLGKGDMLYKPNTGALKRVHGPFVSDEEVEKVADHWRGQGEPAYVDSVTEEPEDGGFGFEDEFTASDNPEERKYRQAIQIVCENQKASGSWLQRQLGIGYNTAAKLIERMESDGIVGPANHVGRREIFRDRDGNPI
- a CDS encoding PilZ domain-containing protein, which translates into the protein MMMDNGARPVSGTQPEKRAVSTRANVDIDCDIRIAGRAWRKARIADLTPQGFQVTVLDMPARGTPVQMRFAGLQMLQAEVAWAKSDVAGCRFAVPLGDYVFDHIVGSAD